Proteins from a single region of Antechinus flavipes isolate AdamAnt ecotype Samford, QLD, Australia chromosome 2, AdamAnt_v2, whole genome shotgun sequence:
- the FOXS1 gene encoding forkhead box protein S1, which yields MQPGCPTPRGPGNGQDRDSAPSRQGQDPGPSRPGELAKPPYSYIALITMAIQSSPGQRATLSAIYHYIMGRFAFYRDNRPGWQNSIRHNLSLNECFVKVPRDDRRPGKGSYWTLDPDSYNMFENGSFLRRRRRFTRKRGSEPETQTQRKTKSRARSGSARGGYRASGVPEPQGDAREQEAGQTKAAPAPCLGPALELPESQGLCHAHPAPSPSESLFGGLADALPAAPAGLYLSTSEPLALPASQMLIDLKEPPELARSPGQRVDPRELPLASSSSSSSSSSSSSSSASPCPAFSLPQVFPGPQGPQPSPARFPEAEAYSKAGLPIFGSFGGAEALGGSYQCRVQALSFRMDERGCGPALDHLLAPTPASPATPTQSPPFQSPLPLRGNQKEPWTGGPFPLQGGGSYQLGLPHCLYRTPGMLFFE from the coding sequence atgcaGCCTGGCTGTCCCACTCCACGGGGCCCTGGGAATGGCCAGGACCGGGACTCAGCTCCCAGCCGGCAGGGCCAGGACCCAGGCCCCAGCCGGCCCGGGGAGCTGGCCAAGCCCCCCTACAGCTACATCGCCCTCATCACCATGGCCATCCAGAGCTCCCCGGGCCAGAGAGCCACCCTCAGTGCCATCTACCACTACATCATGGGCCGCTTTGCCTTTTATCGAGACAACCGTCCTGGTTGGCAGAACAGCATCCGACACAACTTGTCCCTCAATGAGTGCTTTGTCAAGGTGCCCCGGGACGACCGCAGACCTGGCAAGGGCAGCTACTGGACCCTGGACCCCGACAGCTACAACATGTTTGAGAATGGCAGCTTCCTGCGACGGAGGCGCCGCTTCACCCGCAAGAGGGGCTCCGAGCCTGAGACGCAGACCCAGAGGAAGACCAAGAGCAGGGCCCGGTCTGGGTCAGCTCGCGGGGGCTACCGGGCCTCTGGGGTGCCAGAGCCTCAGGGGGATGCCCGGGAGCAGGAGGCTGGCCAGACCAAGGCTGCCCCCGCACCCTGCCTAGGCCCTGCGCTGGAGCTGCCTGAGTCCCAGGGCCTCTGCCACGCTCACCCGGCCCCATCACCCAGCGAGAGCCTCTTTGGGGGACTTGCAGATGCCCTCCCCGCCGCCCCAGCCGGTCTGTACCTTTCCACTTCCGAGCCATTGGCCCTGCCAGCCTCCCAGATGCTGATAGACCTGAAGGAGCCTCCTGAGCTGGCCAGGTCTCCCGGACAGAGGGTGGACCCTCGAGAGCTGCCActcgcctcctcctcctcctcctcctcctcctcctcctcttcctcctcctctgcctcTCCCTGCCCAGCATTCAGCCTGCCCCAAGTCTTCCCTGGCCCTCAGGGCCCTCAGCCCTCCCCAGCCCGATTCCCTGAGGCTGAGGCCTATAGCAAGGCAGGGCTGCCCATCTTTGGCAGCTTTGGTGGGGCTGAAGCTCTGGGTGGCAGCTACCAGTGCCGTGTGCAAGCCCTGAGCTTCCGCATGGATGAGCGGGGCTGTGGCCCGGCCCTGGATCATCTGCTTGCACCCACCCCAGCTTCCCCAGCCACCCCAACTCAGTCACCCCCCTTCCAGTCCCCACTGCCGCTCCGGGGGAACCAGAAGGAGCCCTGGACTGGGGGGCCTTTCCCCCTCCAGGGAGGAGGAAGCTACCAGCTAGGGCTGCCCCACTGCCTCTATCGGACCCCGGGAATGCTCTTCTTTGAATGA